The Equus przewalskii isolate Varuska chromosome 5, EquPr2, whole genome shotgun sequence genome window below encodes:
- the LOC103552370 gene encoding uncharacterized protein translates to MQALTLILRHCGSFKEASGKAGIQVTQRTKLAPFVAPQTAFDDESARTGRPQHPQGCWARQDCTAHLLMATCLRASRNLAPRSGAFRAGGKGGGAAARASGRGAQPSALPGSAANVTVRAGSRRLPGHALRRRRSREHQEWCALTSLGNPSSGPSSPAGRLPRREARGRNAAGEAGSPLPRPAHAGRPGAAPCRPSAALAARRLPALHAHAPEHSGTCVLQGDQAGEVTKMRLGRLLAETCADPYNTRGQLSPYREMSRAVILIPLQQMPLHPNTSGLVINSAAGHPGKRFTFYHHFLLQTLVSVFPQLLTGMNGELKLTCCSLY, encoded by the exons ATGCAGGCGCTGACCTTGATCCTCAGGCACTGTGGTTCCTTCAAGGAAGCCTCTGGGAAGGCTGGAATCCAGGTCACACAGAG GACTAAACTGGCCCCCTTTGTGGCTCCTCAGACAGCATTTGATGATGAGTCAGCGAGGACAGGCCGCCCTCAGCACCCCCAGGGCTGTTGGGCCCGGCAGGACTGCACTGCCCACCTTCTCATGGCGACCTGCCTCAGAGCTTCCCGTAACCTGGCG CCGAGGTCAGGAGCCTTTCGCGCAGGTGGGAAAGGCGGCGGCGCTGCGGCGCGGGCTTCGGGGAGGGGGGCGCAGCCCTCGGCGCTTCCCGGCTCTGCGGCCAATGTCACCGTGCGGGCTGGTTCCCGCCGCCTGCCCGGCCACGCGCTTCGTCGCCGTCGATCACGAGAACACCAGGAGTGGTGTGCCCTAACCTCCCTCGGAAACCCTAGCTCGGGACCGTCCTCCCCTGCGGGGCGGCTCCCTCGGCGGGAAGCGCGCGGCAGGAACGCCGCCGGGGAGGCAGGCTCCCCGCTGCCCCGCCCCGCGCATGCAGGCCGGCCCGGAGCCGCGCCCTGCAGACCCTCGGCGGCCCTGGCGGCCCGGCGGCTCCCTGCCCTGCACGCTCACGCCCCCGAGCACAGCGGGACCTGTGTGCTCCAAGGCGACCAAGCCGGAGAGGTCACTAAAATGAGGCTGGGCAGGCTCCTCGCCGAGACCTGTGCAGACCCTTATAACACTCGag GTCAACTGAGCCCATACAGAGAGATGTCAAGAGCTGTAATATTGATACCACTGCAGCAAATGCCTCTCCATCCCAACACTTCAGGTCTTGTAATAAATAGTGCAGCTGGGCACCCTGGTAAAAGATTTACCTTTTACCACCACTTTTTATTACAG ACCCTGGTATCTGTCTTTCCTCAACTATTAACTGGCATGAATGGAGAGCTCAAGCTTACCTGCTGCTCACTTTACTGA